DNA sequence from the Streptomyces sp. NBC_01497 genome:
CGCCCGGATCATCCGGCCCCACGGACGCCTTCAGGTCCGAGGTGTGGCAGCGTCCGACGCCCGCCGTCGCGGACGCGTCACCGCCGGCGGTGGAGCGCCCGCCCGGCTGTGTCGTGTGCGGTCCCGACGACGTGGACCGCCGCGCGGACGGCGAGGTCGCGCCGTCCGCGGGGGCGGACGTACTCGCGCCGGTGGCTCCGCTCGCGGACGGCGAACTGCTCGCACTGTCCGTCGCGGGGCCCGCCGAACCGCTCACGCTGCGCGGGGCCGACGGCGAACCGCTGCCGCACCCTGCCAGGGCGAGACCGGAGGCCGCCACGAGTGCCACCGCGCCCACCCGGGCGCGGTGCCTGCCCGCGCCCAGTACCGCCGCCGTACGCCGCCGCCTCAGGTTCTCCGCCATACCGTGCCACCCGTCCGTCGGAAGGTCCCGTCCCATCGTGCAGGGGCCTCGCGCCGAGCGCATGCCGCGCGCCCGGGGAGGCGGCGGGGCACAAGGGGGACGGCGGGGGCGAACCGGGCAGCGACCCGGAGCGGCGACACCGTCACCCAGTGATGGACGGCGGGTCACGGTACGCGGGTCACGAGTCTCGCGACACGGGACACGCCGTCATCGGCCACGCGGTCATGCCGTCACATGCAGGCTCCGCAGGATGCGGTTCGTGCTCGCCCGGCCCTTGTCCGCGCTGCCCGCCTCGTACCGGATCTGCACGTACACCTCCGGTGGCCTGCCCGCCGACGGCGTGAGCGCCACCTCGTCCAGCGCGCGGCCCGACGTCCCGCAGGACGTCCATGTGCGCACCGTGCCGCGCCATGCCGCGTCGGAGAACGCGCGGCTGCCCCGGTACGAGCACGAGTGGTGGGTCACGGCGCCGACCTTCGCCGCGAGGTCCTTCGCCGTCCCGCCGTACGCGCCGACGAAGACCCCGCTCACCGGGCTGTTCAGGTCGTTCCAGTCGTTCACGTCCTGCGCGAGGGTGAGCCCCGGCTGATGGCCGCCGCTCAGCCCGAGGTCGGCGGGCGACCAGCCGGAGTCCACGACCTGGCGTCCCCAGGACCGCGGCACCGTGACGCTGATCCGGCCGGTGGCGTCGGCGACCCGTTCGGTGTCGGGTGTGCTGTCGTGGTGCAGCAGCGCCTCGGCCGCCGCCGTCCCGCCGCCCGCCACCACCACCAGGGCGGCCACGCCGGCCAGGACCTTGCCGGCGCGCCCGCGGCGGGCGGGCCGGGCAGGCCGCACCCGGCCGCTTCCGGCGCCGCCGGTCGTGGCGCCGGCCAGCCGGTCGAGTTCGTCCGCGAACGCGCCGGCCGTGGGCCAGCGCCGCTCCCGGTCGGGCGCCATCGCCCGCAGCACGGCGCGCTGCACGCCCTTCGGCACGTCCGGCCGCACCTTGGCGGGCGGCAGTACCTTGCCCGGCGGCCCCGGCACGGAACCGGTGACCAGGTGGTAGAGCACCGCACCCAGGCTGTAGACATCCGCGCGGGCGTCGATCCCGTCGAACGGCTCCGCCTGCTCGGGCGCCATGTATCCGGCCGAGCCCGCGATGACGGTCAGCCCCGACGCCTGCGCGAGGTTCTTGGCGAGGCCCAGGTCCGCGAGCAGGACCCGCTCCTGTCCCTCGGAGCCGCTCGCCAGCAGGACGTTGGACGGTTTGATGTCGCGGTGCACGATGCCCGCCTCGTGCAGGTCCGCCGCGCCCCGGGCGGCGCGCGCCGTCAGCGACAGGGACTCCTCGACGGACGGCGCGCCGGCGGTCAGCCGGTCGTCCAGTGTCCCGCGGTCCGCGTACTCCATGACGAAGTAAGGCCGCTCATCGGGTAGTTCACCGACGTCGAAGACCTGCACCACGCCTGCGGACGTACCCTTGCGCAACAGGCGGGCCTCCGCGAGGAAGCGTTCGCGTACATCCATCCGGTACGCCCAGTTCTCTGCCATCACCTTGACGGCGACAGGGGCGTCGAGACGGTCGTCGTGGGCCAGCCACACCACGCCGAAGGCGCCGGTGCCGAGGCGCCTTTCAATGCGGTAGCGGCCGATCAGCTCTGGTCGGGACATGTGGTTATCATGCCCGGGTGACCGAGCGACCCGTGCAGGCCCCGTGACTCATCCGTACGACACAGAGGACCTCGCGGCGCGAGCCGCCGCCGGCGACGAGGCGGCCCTCGACCTCCTGCTGCGGGAGATCGGCCCCGACGTCGTCCGGCGCTGCGGCCGGTTCCTGCCCTTCCGGGAGGACGCCGAGGAGGCCGCTCAAGACGTCCTGCTGCAGGTCTCCAGGAACATCCGCCGTTTCGAGGGCCGTAGCAAATTCAGTACCTGGCTCTATACGATCGTTACGAACTGCGCCCGTCAGAAGTACCGCGAGCTCAAGCGGCGGGCGTCGGAACGTCCCCTCACGGACCCCGACGCGGGCGGCCCCGACCCGCGCACCACCAGCGTGATCGCGGGCTCCCGGCTCGACCTGCTGGACGCGCTCGAACGGCTGGAACAGGAGAGCCCGCACCTGGTGGCGCCGCTCGTGTACCGGGACATCTGCCAGATGGACTACGCGGAGATCGCCGAGCGGACCGGTATCCCGGTGGGCACGGTGAAGTCGCGCCTGCACCACGCGCGCAAGCAGATCCGGCCCTGGCTGCTCGGCGAGCGGCGCTGAGCTGCCGGCTGCGCTGGGGCGCCTCCGGCCTGGAGCGCTCGGGCGCCGACTGCGCTGGGGCGCCTCCGCAGCGAAGCACTGAGAAACCGGGGCACCGACGTTCCGCTGCCCCGAGGCCCGGACCTGCTGGGGTGCCGAAGCGCTTGAAGGGGGTGCGGCCCGTCGGCCCGTACGGCCGCGATCACCGCCCGGAACGCGGCGCCGCTCACGGCCCGCCGCCGCTCGTGCACACGCGTCTCCGATCAGCGCGGCACGGGAGGGCCGGGGCCGGGTTCGCGCGCCCAGCGGGGCGCGCCGGTGACGAAGCGGCACCTGCACCGGCCCGACGGGCCGCGACGGGCATATTCCGCAGGTGAGTACCGTTTGAGGTAAGGCCCGGGACGACCCGGAAACCAACCAAGGGGAGACGAGCAGAGATGACGCAACCGACCGAGCGCGCAGTCCTCGCCGGGGGCTGCTTCTGGGGTATGCAGGACCTGGTCCGGCGCCTTCCCGGAGTGATCTCGACCCGCGTGGGCTATTCGGGCGGTGACACCCCGAACGCGACGTACCGCAACCACGGCACCCACGCCGAGTCGCTGGAGATCGTCTTCGATCCGACGGCGACCTCCTTCCGCGACCTGCTGGAGTTCTTCTTCCAGATCCACGACCCGAGCACGCTCAACCGCCAGGGCAACGACATGGGCCTGAGCTACCGCTCCGCGATCTACTACACGAGCGACGAGCAGAAGCGCGTCGCAGAGGAGACCATCGCGGACGTCGACGCGTCCGGCCTGTGGCCGGGCAAGGTCGTCACCGAGGTGGCGCCCGTCGGCGACTTCTGGGAGGCGGAGCCGGAGCACCAGGACTACCTGGAGCGCTATCCGGAGGGCTACACCTGCCACTTCCCCCGGCCCGACTGGAAGCTCCCCCGCAGGCGGACCACGGTCTGACGGCGCGGGCGTGAGCGACCGAGTGGAACTTGGCAGCTGGCCCACAGCGGTCGAGGCGGCGCCGCGG
Encoded proteins:
- a CDS encoding RNA polymerase sigma factor, giving the protein MTHPYDTEDLAARAAAGDEAALDLLLREIGPDVVRRCGRFLPFREDAEEAAQDVLLQVSRNIRRFEGRSKFSTWLYTIVTNCARQKYRELKRRASERPLTDPDAGGPDPRTTSVIAGSRLDLLDALERLEQESPHLVAPLVYRDICQMDYAEIAERTGIPVGTVKSRLHHARKQIRPWLLGERR
- the msrA gene encoding peptide-methionine (S)-S-oxide reductase MsrA — translated: MTQPTERAVLAGGCFWGMQDLVRRLPGVISTRVGYSGGDTPNATYRNHGTHAESLEIVFDPTATSFRDLLEFFFQIHDPSTLNRQGNDMGLSYRSAIYYTSDEQKRVAEETIADVDASGLWPGKVVTEVAPVGDFWEAEPEHQDYLERYPEGYTCHFPRPDWKLPRRRTTV
- a CDS encoding serine/threonine-protein kinase, translated to MSRPELIGRYRIERRLGTGAFGVVWLAHDDRLDAPVAVKVMAENWAYRMDVRERFLAEARLLRKGTSAGVVQVFDVGELPDERPYFVMEYADRGTLDDRLTAGAPSVEESLSLTARAARGAADLHEAGIVHRDIKPSNVLLASGSEGQERVLLADLGLAKNLAQASGLTVIAGSAGYMAPEQAEPFDGIDARADVYSLGAVLYHLVTGSVPGPPGKVLPPAKVRPDVPKGVQRAVLRAMAPDRERRWPTAGAFADELDRLAGATTGGAGSGRVRPARPARRGRAGKVLAGVAALVVVAGGGTAAAEALLHHDSTPDTERVADATGRISVTVPRSWGRQVVDSGWSPADLGLSGGHQPGLTLAQDVNDWNDLNSPVSGVFVGAYGGTAKDLAAKVGAVTHHSCSYRGSRAFSDAAWRGTVRTWTSCGTSGRALDEVALTPSAGRPPEVYVQIRYEAGSADKGRASTNRILRSLHVTA
- a CDS encoding DUF4232 domain-containing protein; translated protein: MAENLRRRRTAAVLGAGRHRARVGAVALVAASGLALAGCGSGSPSAPRSVSGSAGPATDSASSSPSASGATGASTSAPADGATSPSARRSTSSGPHTTQPGGRSTAGGDASATAGVGRCHTSDLKASVGPDDPGAGQENHALVLTNTSGRTCTVQGFPGFAFVDGAGKRVAPDPARAGARKAAVRLAPGHSAWAALGFPNPGIVGGATVTPAAVEITPPDEKAFLKVAWSGGPVSKSPPPAAASHVGPFQPGTGPAR